Below is a genomic region from Kribbella qitaiheensis.
TGTCTCCCGATGACCGCCGTGGGCCGCCGGATCGATCAGATAAACGCCGTCGGCCGACCAGAACACGTTGCCGGACCACAAGTCGCCGTGGATCCGCGACGGACGCTCCGACGGATCGTCGTACGCACCGGCCGTCAGCGTGCGGCACAACCGCTCGAACACCTCCAGCTGATGCCCGTCGATGGTGCCCTTGTCGTACGCCATTCGCAGGTACGGCTGGATCCGGTAGGTCGCGTAGAACTCGCCCCACGACTCCACCGGCTCCAGCGCGTGCGGCAGCTCGATCGTGCCGATGAAGCCGTCGGTGTCCCACCCATCAGGCGGTACGCCGAAGTGGCGTGCGCCGGCATCGTGGATGACCGCCAGGCGCCCGCCGAGTTCGTCGGCCGCCGCACCGGTCGGTGGTACGGGGAACAGCCTCGGTGTGGTCAGGCGGCCGGGGGAGACCTCGAGCGGTTCGA
It encodes:
- a CDS encoding fructosamine kinase family protein; translation: MTVPPVAFVKERHDAPPGFFEVEAAGLRWLAVPGGAPVVEPLEVSPGRLTTPRLFPVPPTGAAADELGGRLAVIHDAGARHFGVPPDGWDTDGFIGTIELPHALEPVESWGEFYATYRIQPYLRMAYDKGTIDGHQLEVFERLCRTLTAGAYDDPSERPSRIHGDLWSGNVFWSADGVYLIDPAAHGGHRETDLAMLGLFGMPQLERVLRAYNEAHPLTDGWTDRVGLHRLHPLLTHMVMFGSAYVAPALAMARKYA